The following proteins are co-located in the Roseovarius arcticus genome:
- a CDS encoding DUF2282 domain-containing protein, giving the protein MSTMIKTFAIAGAFTAALAAQATTASAAEQVKCFGVSLAGENDCKAGAGTTCAGTSKVDYQGNAWSLVDEGSCTTMELPAMDDGTARAGSLEELERDIPA; this is encoded by the coding sequence ATGTCCACTATGATCAAGACTTTCGCCATCGCAGGCGCATTTACCGCCGCGTTGGCCGCACAGGCCACCACCGCATCCGCCGCAGAGCAAGTCAAATGCTTTGGCGTGTCGCTGGCTGGCGAGAATGACTGCAAAGCCGGCGCTGGCACCACATGTGCAGGCACGTCCAAGGTCGACTACCAGGGCAACGCCTGGTCGCTCGTCGACGAGGGCAGCTGCACTACGATGGAACTGCCCGCAATGGACGATGGCACGGCGCGCGCAGGCTCGCTGGAAGAGCTGGAGCGTGATATCCCGGCCTAA
- a CDS encoding copper chaperone PCu(A)C, with translation MSFTFRSIAVAAAIACAMPAFAQGITVEDAYVRSASPTAKTGAAFMQVVNDGEDDRLIGAASPAANVVQLHTHIEGGDGVMQMKHVEEGFDVPAGTTLSMERGGKHVMMMGLTAPLAQGDVVPVTLTFEKAGDITIDVPVDLKRMPGQ, from the coding sequence ATGTCCTTCACATTTCGTTCCATCGCCGTCGCTGCGGCCATCGCCTGCGCCATGCCTGCCTTTGCGCAGGGCATCACCGTCGAGGATGCATATGTGCGCAGCGCATCGCCTACCGCCAAGACTGGCGCGGCATTCATGCAGGTCGTCAACGACGGCGAGGATGATCGCCTGATCGGCGCGGCGTCGCCCGCCGCCAATGTCGTCCAACTGCACACCCACATCGAGGGCGGTGACGGCGTCATGCAGATGAAGCATGTCGAAGAAGGTTTTGACGTGCCCGCAGGCACCACGCTGAGCATGGAGCGCGGCGGCAAGCATGTGATGATGATGGGGTTGACCGCGCCGCTGGCGCAGGGCGACGTCGTGCCTGTCACCCTCACCTTCGAGAAGGCCGGCGATATAACAATCGACGTACCCGTCGATCTGAAGCGTATGCCCGGCCAGTGA
- a CDS encoding DUF2946 family protein, translated as MSISARRLLAALVAITLVLTAPALAMGRSGTGASGVLVICTGTGPLSVVVDADGQPTGRVHVCPECALSALSGVLPLEMRAPIYIPRTFAVRATTQAARAASQRTPIPSARGPPFVAA; from the coding sequence ATGAGTATCAGCGCACGACGCCTTCTCGCGGCCCTTGTCGCGATTACATTGGTCCTGACAGCGCCTGCGCTGGCAATGGGGCGTAGTGGTACTGGCGCGTCCGGAGTGCTGGTCATCTGCACGGGTACCGGGCCCTTGAGCGTGGTGGTGGATGCGGACGGCCAGCCTACCGGGCGGGTGCATGTCTGCCCTGAATGTGCGCTTTCAGCGTTAAGTGGGGTTTTGCCGCTTGAGATGCGCGCGCCCATTTACATCCCCCGCACCTTCGCTGTGCGCGCGACAACCCAGGCCGCCCGCGCCGCATCCCAGCGCACGCCTATTCCGTCTGCGCGCGGGCCGCCTTTTGTAGCAGCCTGA
- a CDS encoding alpha/beta fold hydrolase → MTDAQPSYLNTDGGRRIAYHQSHGDGPGAVFLGGFMSDMQGTKAVHLEAQARARGHAFLRFDYSGHGASSGAFTDGCISDWAADAMAVIEALTQGPQILVGSSMGGWIALLIARLTPARIAGLVTIAAAPDFTEDSMWAGFTAAQRAEVMEAGQISLPSDYDAPYTITRKLIENGRQNLVLRSPLNLPVPVRFLQGTADKDVDMGVSLSLLEHARGPDMRLTLVAGADHRFSDAACLGLIDDAITEVRASAAR, encoded by the coding sequence ATGACGGACGCGCAGCCCAGCTATCTAAACACAGATGGCGGCCGCCGCATCGCCTATCATCAAAGCCACGGGGACGGGCCTGGGGCCGTGTTCCTTGGCGGCTTCATGTCGGACATGCAAGGCACCAAGGCTGTGCACCTAGAGGCGCAGGCGCGCGCGCGCGGACACGCATTTTTGCGGTTTGATTACTCCGGCCATGGCGCATCATCGGGCGCATTCACCGATGGTTGTATATCGGACTGGGCGGCTGATGCGATGGCCGTGATCGAGGCACTTACCCAAGGCCCGCAGATCCTGGTCGGCTCGTCCATGGGCGGCTGGATCGCCCTACTGATCGCACGGCTGACGCCAGCGCGGATTGCCGGCCTCGTGACCATTGCCGCCGCGCCGGACTTTACCGAGGACAGCATGTGGGCAGGTTTCACCGCGGCGCAGCGGGCGGAGGTGATGGAGGCCGGGCAAATCTCACTGCCCAGCGACTACGATGCACCCTATACGATCACACGAAAGCTGATCGAAAATGGGCGCCAGAACCTTGTCTTGAGGAGCCCCTTGAATTTACCCGTTCCTGTTCGATTTCTGCAAGGAACTGCGGATAAAGACGTCGATATGGGCGTCTCATTATCGCTTTTGGAACATGCGCGTGGCCCGGATATGCGGCTGACACTTGTGGCTGGTGCCGATCACCGGTTCTCGGACGCGGCATGTTTGGGCCTTATAGACGATGCTATAACCGAGGTGCGTGCGAGCGCCGCGCGCTGA
- a CDS encoding DoxX family protein → MNSLISLYNSVTGALDRADGVLSTLARFLFAAIFMLYFWTSGLTKLGDGILGLFQPALGAYAQIFPRAMEAAGYDAGQLSFLHTLVVMAGTWAEFILPALIVLGLATRLAALGMIGFVTLQTLTDLIGHNLWAEPDAVGAWFDRVPDAIIMDQRSLWMFLLIVLVLKGAGPLSLDRLVERRLDAR, encoded by the coding sequence ATGAACTCGCTTATTTCACTATACAACTCAGTCACTGGTGCGCTCGACCGCGCGGACGGGGTGCTCAGCACGCTCGCGCGTTTTCTCTTTGCTGCGATCTTTATGCTCTATTTCTGGACATCGGGCCTGACCAAGCTGGGAGATGGTATTTTGGGCCTCTTTCAGCCGGCCCTTGGTGCATATGCCCAGATTTTTCCCCGCGCCATGGAGGCTGCCGGATACGACGCCGGGCAGCTGAGTTTTTTGCATACCCTCGTCGTGATGGCCGGCACATGGGCCGAATTCATCCTGCCCGCTCTGATCGTGCTTGGCCTTGCCACGCGGCTGGCCGCATTGGGAATGATCGGCTTTGTCACCCTGCAAACACTGACCGATCTAATTGGTCACAATCTCTGGGCCGAGCCTGACGCCGTCGGCGCATGGTTCGACAGGGTGCCGGATGCGATCATCATGGACCAACGCAGTTTGTGGATGTTCCTGCTGATCGTGCTGGTCCTAAAAGGCGCAGGACCCCTGTCGCTAGACCGATTGGTAGAGCGCAGGTTAGACGCGCGTTAG
- a CDS encoding alpha/beta fold hydrolase codes for MNEPLVLLPDMMCDARVFGPQLAELSADHAITVAPVTGGDRIEEIASNLLDVLPRRFALAGLSLGASVAMELVRRAPGRVTRIALMGASVFAETPQGAADLEPIIMKARAGNLDAFVAGFIPPGTLAPGPQRAEVMELLCDMAAHLGTDTVIRQARAVQRRRDYQAEARRFKMPTLVLCGAYDGPAPIKRHQFLADLIPYAELSVIQGAGRLPTLEQPDATTDALMAWMRQPLVLR; via the coding sequence ATGAACGAGCCACTCGTTCTATTGCCCGACATGATGTGCGACGCGCGCGTCTTTGGCCCTCAACTGGCGGAGCTTAGCGCCGATCATGCAATTACGGTTGCGCCCGTGACCGGCGGCGACCGGATTGAGGAAATTGCGTCGAATCTGCTGGATGTGCTGCCGCGCCGCTTTGCGCTTGCCGGTTTGTCGCTGGGCGCGTCCGTCGCGATGGAACTGGTGCGCCGCGCGCCGGGCCGCGTCACGCGTATCGCGTTGATGGGGGCGAGCGTCTTTGCCGAGACGCCGCAGGGCGCCGCCGATCTAGAGCCAATCATCATGAAGGCGAGGGCGGGCAACCTTGACGCCTTTGTGGCCGGTTTCATACCGCCCGGGACGTTGGCGCCCGGCCCGCAGCGGGCCGAGGTGATGGAGCTACTATGTGATATGGCCGCTCACTTGGGCACCGATACGGTGATCCGGCAGGCCCGCGCCGTGCAGCGTCGCCGCGATTACCAGGCCGAGGCACGCCGTTTCAAGATGCCGACGCTGGTGTTATGCGGCGCGTATGACGGCCCGGCCCCAATCAAGCGGCACCAGTTTCTGGCGGACCTAATTCCCTATGCGGAGCTGAGCGTGATTCAAGGGGCCGGCCGGTTGCCCACGCTTGAGCAACCTGATGCTACGACGGATGCGCTGATGGCCTGGATGCGGCAGCCGCTGGTCTTACGTTAA
- the meaB gene encoding methylmalonyl Co-A mutase-associated GTPase MeaB, with translation MTIDIAQLERGIVKGDRRALSRAITLVESSRADHREAAAQLIEALKGEGGVPRQALRVGLSGTPGVGKSTFIEGFGGMLTAQGLRVAVLAVDPSSARSGGSILGDKTRMDLLSRDPNAFIRPSPSQTHLGGVGRRSREAVALCEAAGFDIVLIETVGVGQSETVVAEMSDLFVLLLAPAGGDELQGVKRGIMEIADIILINKADGDLKSAASRTCADYSGALRLLRKRPQDPDGFPKAMMVSALENSGLETAWGEMQTLLDWRRENGHWDARRASQAQYWFEEEVRQGLLAQLHTPDARAALRDLGAQVADGKTTPAIAARALLDRIGARGAVDG, from the coding sequence ATGACCATCGACATTGCACAGCTTGAGCGCGGGATTGTCAAAGGGGATCGGCGCGCATTGTCGCGTGCGATCACCTTGGTCGAGAGCAGTCGCGCCGATCACCGCGAGGCGGCCGCCCAACTGATCGAGGCGCTAAAGGGCGAGGGCGGCGTGCCGCGCCAAGCGTTGCGCGTCGGGCTGTCGGGCACGCCGGGGGTCGGTAAATCGACATTTATCGAGGGGTTCGGCGGGATGCTGACGGCGCAGGGGTTGCGCGTGGCGGTCCTGGCCGTTGATCCCAGCTCTGCCCGGTCGGGCGGCTCGATCTTGGGTGACAAGACGCGGATGGACCTTCTTAGCCGCGATCCGAACGCGTTTATCCGCCCCTCGCCCAGCCAGACGCATCTGGGCGGCGTCGGGCGTCGCTCGCGCGAGGCGGTGGCGCTGTGCGAGGCAGCCGGCTTTGATATCGTGCTGATTGAGACGGTCGGAGTAGGCCAGTCCGAAACCGTGGTTGCCGAAATGTCAGATCTATTCGTGCTGCTGCTGGCCCCGGCGGGCGGTGACGAATTGCAGGGCGTCAAGCGCGGCATCATGGAAATTGCCGACATCATCTTGATAAACAAGGCCGACGGCGATCTGAAATCGGCGGCCAGTCGCACCTGCGCCGACTATTCCGGCGCGCTGCGCCTCTTGCGCAAACGCCCGCAAGATCCCGACGGATTCCCCAAGGCGATGATGGTGTCCGCGCTTGAGAATTCGGGGCTGGAGACGGCTTGGGGCGAGATGCAGACGCTGTTGGATTGGCGCCGCGAAAACGGCCATTGGGACGCGCGCCGCGCCAGTCAGGCGCAATACTGGTTCGAAGAGGAGGTGCGGCAGGGCCTGCTGGCGCAATTGCACACGCCGGACGCACGGGCCGCTCTGCGCGATCTGGGCGCTCAGGTGGCGGACGGCAAAACCACGCCCGCCATCGCCGCCCGCGCGCTGCTGGACAGGATCGGCGCGCGCGGTGCCGTGGACGGGTAA
- a CDS encoding DNA-binding domain-containing protein has product MSDQTTFRTALLDAEKPVPPGLGDGRGGPAGARFDVYRNNVASSLIDALEAGFPAVQKLIGPTNFRAIMGVFVRQHPPIAPMIAVYGAALPGFLEQFPPLAHLAYLPDVARLEQALRESYHSADCEPLDPASLQSLAPEALLSARITLSPALRIIRSRWPVHAIWAYNMQADAPKPTGAPQDVIVTRPAFDPQMAVAGPGGAAFAAGLASGATVSAAHDAALAEAPDFDLPAILGILIAGHALHNLKSGGAP; this is encoded by the coding sequence ATGAGTGATCAAACCACATTTCGCACCGCTTTGCTGGACGCGGAAAAACCCGTTCCGCCTGGTCTGGGCGATGGGCGCGGCGGGCCTGCGGGTGCGCGTTTCGACGTTTACCGTAACAACGTCGCCTCCAGTCTGATCGACGCGCTTGAGGCCGGATTTCCTGCCGTGCAAAAGCTGATCGGACCGACAAATTTTCGCGCTATCATGGGCGTATTCGTGCGCCAGCACCCGCCGATCGCGCCGATGATCGCGGTCTATGGCGCGGCGCTGCCCGGCTTTCTGGAGCAGTTCCCGCCTTTGGCGCATCTGGCTTATCTGCCCGATGTCGCGCGGTTAGAGCAGGCTTTGCGCGAATCCTATCACTCCGCCGATTGCGAGCCGCTCGATCCTGCAAGTTTGCAAAGCCTTGCACCTGAGGCACTGCTATCTGCACGCATCACGCTATCGCCGGCGCTGCGCATCATCAGATCGCGTTGGCCTGTTCACGCAATCTGGGCCTACAACATGCAAGCTGATGCGCCCAAACCCACAGGTGCGCCGCAGGACGTGATCGTAACGCGGCCCGCCTTCGATCCGCAGATGGCCGTCGCGGGACCGGGCGGGGCTGCCTTTGCCGCCGGCCTCGCCAGTGGCGCAACGGTAAGTGCGGCGCATGACGCGGCGCTTGCAGAGGCTCCGGACTTTGACCTGCCTGCCATTCTGGGCATCCTCATCGCAGGCCACGCCTTGCATAATCTCAAGTCTGGAGGGGCGCCATGA
- a CDS encoding DUF692 domain-containing protein, which translates to MLDDTARPSAPHGTLPHGIGVGYKAQHYSDLIANAAPVEWLEIHAENYMGDGGRPLAQLRDLSERFAISVHGVGLSIGGEGPLDRDHLDRLRHLVDWLNPASFSEHLAWSTHDGAYLNDLLPLPYTPATLTRVADHIDALQEAIGRPMLLENPSSYLAFESSTMSETDFLAEVATRTGCGLLLDVNNVFISAYNLGLDARSYIDAFPVQHIGELHLGGHDEDAGTHGTPLLIDSHGREVADPVWSLLDYTLARSGPRPLLIEWDADVPDWPVLQAEAARAAAALARVPA; encoded by the coding sequence ATGCTGGACGATACCGCCCGCCCTTCCGCCCCGCACGGCACGCTGCCACATGGTATCGGCGTCGGCTACAAGGCGCAGCATTACAGCGATCTGATAGCGAACGCCGCCCCTGTAGAATGGCTGGAAATCCATGCCGAGAATTACATGGGCGACGGCGGGCGCCCTCTTGCGCAACTCCGCGACCTGTCTGAGCGCTTTGCAATTTCGGTTCACGGCGTCGGCCTAAGCATTGGTGGCGAGGGTCCGCTGGACCGCGATCATCTAGACCGCCTGCGCCATCTGGTGGACTGGCTGAACCCCGCCAGCTTCTCCGAGCATCTGGCGTGGTCCACACATGACGGCGCATATCTGAACGATCTGCTGCCCCTGCCCTATACGCCTGCCACGCTGACGCGTGTCGCGGATCACATCGACGCGCTGCAAGAGGCGATCGGTCGGCCCATGCTGCTGGAAAACCCGTCCAGCTATCTGGCCTTCGAATCCAGCACGATGAGCGAGACAGATTTTCTGGCCGAAGTAGCCACGCGCACTGGCTGCGGCCTGCTGCTGGACGTGAATAACGTCTTTATCTCCGCCTATAATTTGGGGCTGGACGCGCGCAGCTATATCGACGCCTTTCCGGTGCAGCATATCGGCGAGTTGCACCTCGGCGGTCATGATGAGGACGCAGGCACGCATGGCACGCCCCTGCTGATTGACAGCCACGGGCGCGAAGTGGCGGACCCAGTCTGGTCGCTGCTGGATTATACGTTGGCCCGCTCGGGGCCGCGGCCACTGCTGATTGAATGGGATGCGGACGTGCCAGACTGGCCGGTCTTGCAGGCCGAGGCCGCGCGCGCCGCCGCCGCGCTCGCCCGTGTGCCCGCATGA
- a CDS encoding arsenate reductase family protein — protein sequence MKIYGLKACDTCRKAARALPDADLVDIRAHPMPDALLDAAMAQFGAALLNTRSTTWRSLPEAERQDAPMELLRRHPALMKRPLIDADGTLYLGWGADVQAALV from the coding sequence ATGAAGATTTACGGGCTCAAGGCCTGCGATACCTGCCGCAAAGCCGCGCGCGCATTGCCGGATGCGGATCTGGTCGACATCCGTGCACATCCAATGCCGGATGCCTTGTTAGATGCTGCGATGGCGCAGTTCGGCGCGGCGCTGCTGAATACCCGCTCGACCACGTGGCGCAGTCTGCCCGAGGCAGAGCGGCAAGATGCGCCGATGGAGTTGCTGCGGCGCCATCCCGCGCTGATGAAACGCCCGTTGATTGACGCGGACGGAACGCTCTATCTGGGGTGGGGTGCGGACGTGCAGGCGGCGCTGGTCTAA
- the rpmB gene encoding 50S ribosomal protein L28 — protein sequence MARRCELTGKGPMVGNNSSHANNKTRRRYLPNLNDVTLQSEALNRGIKLRITAHALRSVDHRGGLDAFMAKAKDVELSPSALKVKKEIAKALAATA from the coding sequence ATGGCGCGCCGCTGCGAATTGACCGGAAAAGGCCCGATGGTTGGCAATAACTCCAGCCACGCTAACAACAAAACACGTCGTCGGTATCTGCCGAACCTGAATGATGTGACTCTGCAATCAGAGGCGCTGAACCGCGGGATTAAGCTGCGCATCACAGCCCACGCGCTGCGCAGTGTCGATCATCGCGGCGGTCTGGACGCATTCATGGCCAAGGCCAAGGATGTTGAGCTGTCGCCAAGCGCCCTTAAAGTCAAAAAAGAGATTGCCAAGGCATTGGCCGCAACAGCCTGA
- the thrS gene encoding threonine--tRNA ligase, whose protein sequence is MAQISLTFPDGNARDYAPGITPGEVAADISKSLGKKAISATVDGQHWDLQWPITKDAEIAIHTMQDAAQADELIRHDLAHVMARAVQAIWPDVKVTIGPVIENGWYYDFDRKEPFTPEDLGLIEKKMREIINARDPVRTEVWDRPRAVKHYEDAGEPFKVELIEAIPGDEPLRMYWHGDWQDLCRGPHLQNTGQLPADAFKLMSVAGAYWRGDSKREMLQRIYGVAFSSKEKLKAHLHMLEEAAKRDHRKLGREMNLFHMQEEAPGQVFWHPNGWTIYTELQDYMRRKQRAGGYQEINTPQVVDRKLWEASGHWDKYQDHMFIVEVEEEHAREKAVNALKPMNCPCHVQVFNQGLKSYRDLPLRLAEFGSCSRYEPSGALHGIMRVRGFTQDDAHIFCTEDQIEAECAKFINFLADIYADLGFAEFEIKFATRPEVRVGSDASWDHVEAALEGAIKATGRDFTLEPGDGAFYGPKLDFYLTDAIGRTWQCGTFQVDPNLPERLGATYIAADGSKQRPFMLHRACLGSFERFIGILIEEHAGKLPFWLAPRQVVVASIVSEADEYVQEVVAALQAVGVRAEADVRNEKINYKVREHSVGKVPVILACGHREIEDRTVSLRRLGEKETRVEALTEVLDALSIEATAPDLL, encoded by the coding sequence ATGGCCCAAATCTCCCTGACATTTCCCGACGGCAACGCCCGTGACTATGCCCCCGGCATCACACCCGGCGAAGTCGCGGCCGATATCTCAAAATCCTTGGGAAAAAAGGCTATTTCCGCCACGGTCGACGGCCAGCACTGGGATCTGCAATGGCCGATCACCAAAGACGCCGAAATTGCGATACACACCATGCAGGACGCCGCGCAGGCAGATGAGCTGATCCGCCACGATCTGGCACATGTCATGGCGCGCGCCGTTCAGGCAATTTGGCCCGACGTCAAGGTCACCATCGGCCCGGTCATTGAGAACGGCTGGTACTATGATTTCGACCGCAAGGAGCCATTTACACCCGAGGATCTGGGCCTCATCGAAAAGAAGATGCGCGAGATCATAAACGCGCGCGACCCGGTCCGCACCGAGGTGTGGGACCGCCCGCGTGCGGTAAAGCACTATGAGGACGCGGGCGAGCCGTTCAAGGTGGAGCTGATTGAGGCAATTCCCGGCGATGAGCCGTTGCGCATGTATTGGCACGGCGACTGGCAGGATCTGTGCCGCGGTCCGCACCTGCAGAACACCGGCCAACTGCCCGCCGATGCGTTCAAACTAATGAGCGTCGCAGGCGCCTATTGGCGCGGCGACAGCAAGCGCGAGATGTTGCAACGCATTTATGGCGTCGCGTTCAGTTCCAAGGAAAAGCTCAAGGCGCATCTGCACATGCTGGAGGAGGCCGCCAAGCGCGACCACCGCAAGCTGGGCCGCGAAATGAACCTGTTTCACATGCAGGAAGAGGCCCCCGGTCAGGTGTTTTGGCATCCCAATGGCTGGACCATCTACACCGAATTGCAGGACTATATGCGCCGCAAGCAGCGCGCGGGCGGCTATCAAGAGATAAACACGCCCCAAGTTGTCGACCGCAAGCTGTGGGAGGCGTCGGGTCACTGGGATAAATATCAGGACCACATGTTCATCGTCGAGGTCGAGGAGGAGCACGCCCGCGAAAAGGCCGTGAACGCCCTCAAACCGATGAACTGCCCCTGCCACGTGCAGGTGTTCAATCAAGGCCTGAAATCCTACCGCGATCTGCCATTGCGCTTGGCTGAATTCGGTTCATGCTCGCGTTACGAGCCGTCGGGCGCGCTACATGGTATTATGCGCGTGCGCGGCTTCACCCAAGATGATGCTCATATTTTTTGCACAGAGGACCAGATCGAGGCGGAATGCGCGAAGTTCATCAACTTTCTGGCCGATATTTACGCCGATCTGGGTTTTGCTGAGTTTGAGATCAAGTTTGCCACCCGCCCTGAAGTGCGCGTTGGGAGCGACGCGTCGTGGGATCATGTCGAAGCCGCGCTGGAAGGCGCAATCAAGGCGACCGGCCGCGATTTCACGCTAGAGCCTGGCGATGGGGCATTCTACGGCCCCAAACTTGACTTCTACCTGACCGACGCGATTGGCCGGACATGGCAGTGCGGCACCTTTCAGGTGGACCCGAACTTGCCCGAGCGTCTGGGTGCAACTTACATCGCAGCGGACGGCAGCAAACAGCGTCCCTTTATGCTTCACCGGGCCTGCCTTGGCAGTTTTGAGCGCTTTATCGGCATCCTGATCGAGGAACACGCGGGCAAGCTGCCATTTTGGCTGGCACCGCGCCAAGTGGTCGTCGCCTCCATTGTGTCCGAGGCGGACGAATATGTGCAGGAGGTCGTCGCAGCATTGCAAGCGGTGGGCGTCCGCGCCGAGGCGGACGTGCGCAACGAGAAGATCAACTACAAAGTGCGCGAACATTCGGTCGGAAAAGTGCCTGTCATCCTCGCGTGCGGGCACCGCGAGATCGAGGATCGCACCGTTTCGCTGCGCCGCCTTGGTGAAAAGGAGACGCGTGTAGAGGCTCTGACAGAGGTACTGGACGCGCTTTCGATTGAGGCAACAGCCCCCGATCTTCTGTAA
- a CDS encoding cold-shock protein, which translates to MPNGTVKWFNTTKGYGFIAPDGGGSDVFVHISAIERSGLPGLADDQKVSFDMEEGRDGRQIAANISLL; encoded by the coding sequence ATGCCAAACGGCACCGTAAAATGGTTCAACACCACCAAAGGCTACGGATTCATCGCGCCCGACGGCGGCGGCAGCGACGTATTCGTTCATATCTCTGCTATCGAACGCTCGGGCCTGCCCGGGCTGGCAGACGATCAAAAAGTCAGCTTCGATATGGAAGAGGGGCGCGACGGGCGGCAGATTGCTGCGAACATATCGCTGCTTTGA